In Glandiceps talaboti chromosome 4, keGlaTala1.1, whole genome shotgun sequence, a single window of DNA contains:
- the LOC144434609 gene encoding UPF0538 protein C2orf76 homolog: MTEHHHETLTRSSDDTFTMATVGGREDSPCVTLTVRLIRSFEHRNIKSVVFHNVLLDVTTKEFMETIDKEIQVRPGIPPPVRKYKYNTLKILHTAHGAKTNTLAINLEDDDTLILKETVRLQDSGVKNETELSYFKLEDYEKFKANPEIIW; encoded by the exons ATGACAGAGCATCATCACGAAACATTAACCAGATCATCAGATGACACATTCACCATGGCAACTGTTGGTGGAAGAGAAGACTCACCATGTGTAACATTGACTGTTCGTCTCATACGATCTTTCGAACATCGAAATATCAAATCAGTCGTATTCCACAATGTACTACTCGATGTTACAACCAAAGAGTTTATGGAAACCATTGATAAag AAATACAAGTGAGGCCTGGTATCCCACCACCTGTAAGAAAGTATAAGTATAacactttgaaaatattacatacagCTCATGGTGCTAAA ACGAACACTTTAGCCATCAACCTAGAAGATGATGATACCTTGATACTGAAGGAGACAGTAAGATTACAAGACAGTGGTGTCA AGAATGAAACTGAGCTATCCTACTTCAAACTAGAAGACTATGAGAAGTTCAAGGCAAACCCTGAAATCATTTGGTGA
- the LOC144434017 gene encoding calaxin-like, whose amino-acid sequence MPPKKKNTKNTEKDAIEQWTKDSHFKKQEVEGLVQQFKKICAGTGKGNTGPGNKMRLDRNRFRDVLHNTFNMTDDIIMDRVFRAFDKDSDSYVNMEEYVKGLSVIIRGNAEEKMAYCFDVYDLNSDGYISREEMFHLLKSSMIKPPTEEDPDEGIKDLVEITLKKMDHDHDSRLSYSDFKQAVEQESLLLEAFGPCLPDAKCRKAFLSTFSDTPDLEYD is encoded by the exons ATGCCACCAAAGAAAAAGAACACGAAGAACACTGAAAAAGATGCAATCGAGCAGTGGACAAAGGATTCCCATT TCAAAAAACAAGAAGTTGAAGGCTTGGTGCAACAGTTCAAGAAAATCTGTGCTGGTACAGGGAAGGGTAATACTGGTCCAGGAAATAAAATGAGACTGGACAGGAATAGGTTCCGGGATGTACTCCATAACACATTCAATATGACAGATGACATCATTATGGACAGAG TGTTCCGTGCATTTGATAAAGATAGTGACAGTTATGTGAATATGGAAGAATATGTCAAAGGACTTTCAGTAATTATTAGGGGTAATGCCGAAGAAAAGATGGCCT ATTGTTTTGATGTGTACGATCTGAATAGTGATGGTTATATCTCAAGAGAAGAAATGTTTCACTTGTTGAAAAGCAGTATGATTAAACCTCCAACAGAAGAAGATCCTGATGAAGGAATCAAAGATTTAGTTGAAATCACTTTGAAAAAGATG GACCATGATCATGATAGCAGGCTTTCATATTCTGACTTCAAGCAAGCTGTAGAACAAGAGTCATTGTTGTTGGAAGCATTTGGACCTTGCCTTCCAGATGCAaag tgCCGGAAAGCATTCCTCTCAACATTTTCTGACACACCTGACTTGGAATATGATTAA
- the LOC144433814 gene encoding glycylpeptide N-tetradecanoyltransferase 2-like: MADSEENAVEQKSDPIEQDTSAFDGDNEDEGAADTTEQGGAKKKSKKKKKKKAATPVPDDDPKQTSQAVKPIDKLQELQRAIELLTFQQRAAPKTEEEAKKKAYEFWNTQPVPKIDEKIESMVNEAVEEDKEDIRKEPYSLPQGFMWDIIDISNDNNLRELYSLLNENYVEDDDNMFRFDYSPDFLKWALTPPGWLRQWHCGVRVTSNKKLVGFISAVPANIRIYEHLKPMVEINFLCVHKKLRSKRVAPVLIREITRRVHLQGLFQAVYTAGVVLPKPVGTCRYWHRSLNPRKLIDVSFSHLSKNMTMQRTIKLYRLPEETKIPNLRPMYRRDVNKCCTLFNEYQKSFSLSPEFSDAEFAHWFLPRDGIVDTYVVDNDGAITDFFSFYTLPSSIMHHPQHKKLKAAYSFYNVQTKVPLVDLIQDALIIAKQKDFDVFNALDLMQNKTFLEKLKFGIGDGNLQYYLYNWRCPSMEPDKIGLVLQ; this comes from the exons ATGGCGGACTCGGAGGAAAACGCCGTGGAGCAAAAATCGGATCCAATTGAGCAGGATACCAGCGCCTTTGATGGTGACAATGAAGACGAAGGTGCTGCAGATACTAC TGAACAGGGTGGTGCTAAGAAAAAAAgtaagaagaaaaagaagaagaaggcAGCTACACCAGTCCCTGATGATGACCCTAAACAAACG AGTCAAGCTGTAAAGCCAATTGATAAGCTTCAGGAACTCCAGAGAGCTATCGAACTACTGACATTTCAACAAAGAGCAGCTCCAAAGACTGAAGAAGAGGCTAAGAAGAAGGCCTATGAGTTTTGGAACACACAGCCAGTGCCAAAAATTG ATGAGAAGATAGAGAGTATGGTCAATGAGGCTGTTGAAGAGGACAAAGAAGACATACGGAAAGAACCGTATAGCTTACCACAGGGCTTTATGTGGGATATCATTGACATCTCTAACGACAACAAT TTACGTGAGTTATACAGCTTATTAAATGAAAACTATGTGGAGGATGATGATAACATGTTCAGATTTGACTACTCGCCAGACTTTCTCAAATG GGCATTGACCCCTCCAGGATGGTTACGTCAATGGCACTGTGGAGTCAGGGTAACTTCCAATAAGAAATTAGTAGGATTTATAAGTGCAGTACCTGCCAACATTAGAATCTATGAACA CTTGAAGCCAATGGTAGAAATCAACTTTCTCTGCGTTCATAAAAAACTTCGTTCAAAGAGAGTTGCCCCAGTGCTGATACGAGAAATCACAAGACGGGTACATTTACAGGGCCTCTTTCAAGCAGTATATACTGCAGGAGTTGTATTACCAAAACCAGTTGGTACTTGTCG GTATTGGCATCGATCTCTAAACCCACGTAAACTCATTGACGTCAGTTTCTCCCACCTTAGTAAGAACATGACGATGCAAAGAACTATCAAACTTTACAGACTACCAGAG GAAACAAAGATCCCTAATCTGAGACCCATGTATAGGAGAGATGTCAACAAATGCTGTACTCTTTTTAATGAATATCAGAAAAGCTTTTCATTGTCACCTGAATTTTCTGAC GCTGAGTTTGCCCACTGGTTTTTGCCAAGGGATGGCATTGTAGACACTTATGTCGTAGAT aatgaTGGAGCTATCACAGACTTTTTCAGTTTTTACACATTACCCTCATCCATCATGCATCACCCACAGCACAAGAAGTTGAAGGCTGCTTATTCTTTCTATAATGTTCAAACTAAAGTACCATTAGTAGATCTTATACAAGATGCATTGATCATAGCCAAACAG AAAGACTTTGATGTGTTCAATGCACTAGACCTAATGCAGAACAAAACATTCCTAGAGAAGCTCAAATTTGGTATTGGTGATGGTAATCTGCAGTACTATCTTTATAACTGGAGATGTCCATCTATGGAGCCAGATAAG ATTGGCCTTGTTCTACAGTAA
- the LOC144434266 gene encoding uncharacterized protein LOC144434266 — translation MSAPMKHHERNKICYTRPKYREGRRERAVKVYTINKESRYLLIQGVPAIKLEGDLLKMCSQYGSIEEHRILKDYPAEEFTEVYLVKYHQFQSARFAKRKLDDKPFFGGVLHVCYAPEYESVQETREKLQERKRFVARKLRQLELDKASQAQQSLDDANQISVNERTQETEAVTQQSSYTEGESIKSRPSMSSSLHPQTFVHDKTDFTESSTVGQRFGQQDDRSFQSSDLSGMQPIQSMSGQYLELPAPPRELPPWQRQAQHGKPTFDHARVPSANSVFPADYNPFINRPSMESFVGPKLSLGMQIRPKATSNRNTAMEHHQGGAARAPIRAKINPVETQSQVSAQTSGETHNTTFSKSERRTRMTMKPSFVPRQMQALLKRKHSETEHDVQRTSQDTIHVNDPATGDASMDRTVSVIRNRMRAVSQVAVTTPSTSTGSLSSSLMSPSISTAPLIRPPIKRKKI, via the exons ATGTCTGCGCCCATGAAACATCACGAACGAAACAAGATCTGTTACACAAGGCCTAAATATCGCGAAGGAAGGCGAGAAAGAGCAGTTAAG GTGTACACAATCAACAAAGAATCCAGATATTTGTTAATACAGGGGGTTCCAGCAATCAAATTAGAGGGCGATCTCCTGAAAATGTGTTCCCAGTATGGTAGTATAGAAGAACACAGGATTTTGAAGGATTACCCAGCTGAAGAATTTACTGAAGTATATTTGGTGAAATATCATCAATTTCAATCAGCAAG GTTTGCCAAGAGAAAACTTGATGACAAACCCTTCTTTGGAGGAGTTCTGCATGTATGTTATGCTCCAGAGTATGAATCTGTACAGGAGACTAGGGAGAAGTTACAAGAGAGGAAGAGATTTGTTGCTAGGAAACTTAGACAGCTAGAGTTAGATAAAGCCTCACAAGCTCAGCAGTCATTAGATGATGCCAACCAGATTTCTGTGAATGAAAGAACTCAGGAGACAGAGGCTGTGACACAGCAAAGTAGTTACACTGAGGGAGAATCCATCAAATCTAGACCAAGTATGAGCTCCTCTCTACATCCTCAGACATTTGTCCATGATAAGACTGACTTCACAGAATCTTCAACAGTTGGACAAAGATTTGGTCAGCAGGATGATAGATCATTCCAATCTAGTGATCTCAGTGGTATGCAACCAATTCAGTCAATGAGTGGGCAATACCTTGAACTTCCGGCACCACCAAGGGAATTGCCACCATGGCAAAGACAGGCACAGCATGGAAAACCAACTTTCGATCACGCCCGAGTACCATCTGCAAATTCTGTCTTTCCCGCTGATTATAATCCCTTTATAAATAGACCCTCAATGGAATCATTTGTTGGACCTAAGCTGTCCCTTGGTATGCAAATCAGACCAAAGGCCACATCCAATAGGAATACAGCTATGGAGCATCATCAAGGTGGAGCTGCCAGAGCGCCAATCAGAGCCAAAATAAATCCAGTTGAGACTCAAAGTCAAGTCTCAGCCCAAACATCCGGTGAAACACACAATACAACATTTTCTAAGTCTGAAAGAAGGACGAGAATGACAATGAAACCTAGTTTTGTGCCTCGGCAAATGCAAGCACTCTTGAAAAGAAAGCATAGTGAAACTGAACATGATGTTCAGAGAACAAGTCAAGATACCATACATGTTAATGATCCAGCTACAGGTGATGCTTCCATGGATAGAACAGTCAGTGTAATTAGAAATAGGATGAGAGCT GTGTCACAGGTTGCCGTGACAACACCCTCGACTTCCACTGGGTCACTATCTTCATCTTTGATGTCTCCATCTATTTCCACAGCTCCCTTAATTAGACCTCCAATTAAAAGGAAGAAGATTTAA
- the LOC144434598 gene encoding dephospho-CoA kinase domain-containing protein-like, translating into MFLIGLTGGIASGKSTVANFFRQLGCPILDADLIAREVVQPNKLAWKKIVQYFGNEILLEDGQLNRPMLGQIVFSDPAKRKVLNSITHPEIQKSMMWQIFLHFIRGHQFVILDIPLLYEGSKMIKILKEVVVVSCDEETQLQRLMQRNSFTEEEAQSRIHAQMPLRHKCQLAHHVIDNTGSIEQTQEQVEALCGRFRRYYTHWVFRLVFLSGFALCSGTFLVVVRYVLRLCGWRK; encoded by the exons ATGTTTCTTATTGGGTTGACCGGCGGAATCGCCTCTGGAAAAAGCACAGTTGCCAATTTCTTTAGACAGCTGGGATGTCCAATTCTTGATGCTGATTTGATCGCTAGGGAGG TTGTGCAACCAAACAAGCTAGCATGGAAGAAAATAGTTCAGTATTTTGGAAATGAAATCCTTCTTGAAGATGGACAGTTGAACAGACCAATGTTAGGACAGATAGTGTTCTCAGATCCAGCTAAGAGAAAAGTCTTGAATTCTATAACTCATCCAGAAATACAGAAGAGTATGATGTGGCAAATATTCCTGCATTTTATCAGAG GTCATCAGTTTGTCATCCTGGACATTCCTCTGTTGTATGAGGGCAGTAAGATGATCAAGATACTCAAAGAAGTTGTCGTGGTTTCTTG TGATGAAGAGACTCAACTGCAAAGATTGATGCAGAGGAACAGTTTCACTGAAGAAGAAGCACAGAGCAGAATACATGCACAGATGCCATTGAGACATAAATGTCAGTTAGCACACCATGTGATAGATAATACAGGCAGTATAGAACAGACGCAGGAACAGGTAGAAGCGTTATGTGGTAGATTCAGACGATATTATACACACTGGGTCTTTAGACTTGTCTTCCTATCGGGCTTTGCATTGTGTTCAGGAACTTTCTTAGTGGTTGTCAGATATGTTCTTAGGTTGTGTGGATGGAGAAAATAA
- the LOC144434045 gene encoding zinc finger CCCH domain-containing protein 10-like produces the protein MSEGRDYDGQNSNGDDKAICRDYLRNVCRRGKNCKYTHPDNAEAEKLGLKQKTYVFCHDYQNKECRRTNCKFIHCNRDEEEFYKATGELPSQLKSHMDGPSSGGDSLASDGEIPVCRDYLKGDCRRGVKCKFRHMSQGDYDYHMRSRQREPQRSRFDDPYDRRDFDDYEFERVRKRARSDLDYELQRDYLRPRSLDYRDLEEEVIMLRRKVDDLKKQVAGLTATNDVLLDQNARLRAAKLRGSPTPDSTRVRNVTSYNQMIPTSHQVPQMPNSTITITSVPGLSQDDLSARQQTSVLTAEQQQLIAQEIQPLVSLTQGITPATCITSIAPAITPASITTQTIQPQIPLSGQSSQMVSYPIVSQNMRTLPQSNLAQ, from the coding sequence ATGTCTGAAGGTAGAGATTACGATGGGCAGAATAGCAATGGAGACGATAAAGCCATTTGCCGCGATTACCTGCGCAATGTCTGCAGGCGTGGCAAAAATTGCAAATATACACATCCAGATAATGCTGAGGCAGAGAAGCTTGGCCTGAAGCAGAAGACATATGTCTTCTGCCATGATTATCAAAACAAAGAGTGCAGACGTACAAATTGCAAATTTATTCATTGCAACCGCGATGAAGAAGAGTTCTATAAAGCCACTGGAGAGCTGCCATCCCAGCTAAAATCTCACATGGATGGTCCATCGTCAGGTGGGGATTCCTTGGCCAGTGATGGGGAAATACCGGTATGCAGAGATTACCTCAAGGGGGATTGTCGTAGAGGGGTCAAGTGCAAATTCCGACACATGAGCCAGGGAGATTATGATTACCATATGAGGTCTCGGCAGCGTGAGCCACAGCGTAGCAGGTTCGATGATCCATATGATAGGCGCGATTTTGATGATTATGAGTTTGAAAGAGTGCGCAAAAGGGCTCGTTCTGATTTAGATTATGAGTTACAGAGAGACTATTTGCGACCGAGAAGTCTTGATTATAGAGATTTAGAGGAAGAGGTTATAATGCTTAGGCGAAAAGTAGATGATCTCAAGAAACAGGTGGCTGGTCTTACTGCTACCAATGATGTTCTGTTGGATCAAAATGCCCGCCTCCGAGCCGCTAAGTTACGTGGAAGTCCCACCCCAGACAGTACGCGAGTTAGAAATGTCACAAGCTACAACCAGATGATTCCAACATCCCACCAGGTTCCCCAAATGCCGAATTCAACGATAACCATAACGTCAGTACCTGGGTTGAGTCAGGATGATTTGTCAGCAAGACAGCAGACAAGTGTCCTGACTGCAGAGCAGCAACAATTGATAGCACAAGAGATCCAGCCACTTGTTTCCTTGACCCAAGGAATCACCCCAGCTACCTGTATAACATCCATAGCGCCAGCCATTACACCTGCCTCAATCACCACTCAGACTATACAGCCACAAATTCCTCTGAGTGGTCAAAGTTCCCAGATGGTTTCTTATCCGATAGTTTCTCAGAATATGCGTACCTTACCCCAGAGTAACTTAGCTCAGTAG